The following are from one region of the Mauremys reevesii isolate NIE-2019 linkage group 2, ASM1616193v1, whole genome shotgun sequence genome:
- the LOC120399658 gene encoding transmembrane protein 176B-like: MPTSVVKLNNMEVSSEGSDKTIININVSQESSLAFLVRSVQQARARPGAPARPGAPASQGLAKGCCRGEQKVLGASQVLLGIVCGAIGVMLCFAPDTAEFWSGSPFWTGALLIISGVSCIVSEKRGTGCWVWLALLLTLASAVSATVAVIIGARNMVWDFPRVEGSYVCDSVPSPPSGSDDSWRQRNCRQEFRSFENLFLGVRLLLLLTMATGLCIASYSFLYGCWALCCRKQEGAEATGSKEPLLASDCILPPDPEKAQEI; this comes from the exons ATGCCGACCAGCGTGGTGAAGCTGAACAACATGGAGGTTTCCTCTGAGGGCTCGGACAAGACCATCATCAACATCAACGTCAGCCAGGAGTCATCGCTGGCCTTCCTGGTCAGGTCCGTGCAACAGGCGAGGGCCAGGCCTGGGGCACCCGCCAGGCCTGGGGCACCCGCCAGCCAGGGCCTTGCCAAGGGCTGCTGCCGCGGGGAGCAGAAAGTGCTGGGG GCCTCCCAGGTGCTGCTCGGGATCGTGTGCGGGGCCATTGGCGTGATGCTCTGCTTCGCGCCGGACACGGCGGAGTTCTGGTCGGGATCCCCGTTCTGGACAGGCGCTCTG CTCATCATCTCGGGAGTCTCTTGCATTGTGAGCGAGAAGCGTGGCACTGGCTGCTGG GTCTGGCTAGCCTTGTTGCTCACCCTGGCCAGCGCTGTCTCGGCCACCGTGGCTGTGATCATAGGGGCACGGAACATGGTGTGGGATTTCCCCCGCGTCGAAGGCTCCTACGTGTGTGACTCAGTCCCATCCCCGCCCTCGGGCTCCGATGACTCCTGGAGGCAGCGCAACTGCAGGCAAGAGTTCAGGAGCTTTGAG AACCTGTTCCTGGGCgtgcggctgctgctgctactgaccATGGCCACCGGCCTCTGCATCGCCTCCTACTCCTTCCTGTACGGCTGCTGGGCcctgtgctgcaggaagcag GAGGGGGCCGAGGCGACGGGGAGCAAGGAGCCGCTACTGGCCTCTGACTGCATCCTCCCGCCGGACCCGGAGAAAGCCCAGGAGatctga